TCCGGATCGCCCGCTCCCCCTCTCCACCGGGGCCTGCCGCGCCGACGCGTCGCGCGCGCGTTCGTTTCACCGTCGGCCCCTCGGGCCTTTCGCATCGCGAGGGACCCTCCGCGAAGTAACCGAGTGGAGGTCCCGCGATGCGGGAGCGGGAGCGAAGGCGAAGGGGGTGACGGCGGGCGCGGTCGAGCCGCTCGTTCGGCGAGCCGCGCCGTCGTCACGCGCCTCCGGTCCCCGAGCCCGCTCCCGCGACGGGGGCTACACGCTCGTGGCGATCATGATCTTCATCACGCTCCTCTCGATCGCGATCCTGGCCGTGTCGCCCTCCGTCACGATGATGATGCGGCGCGACCGCGAGCAGGAGCTCCTCTTCCGCGGCAAGCAGTACGCGCAGGCGATCCTGAACTTCCAGAAGCGGCAGGGACGGTATCCGCTGAACCTGAAGGAGCTCATGAAGACGAAGCCACGGTCGGCGCGCAAGCTCTACCGGGAGCCGATCTGCAACTGCGACGACTGGGGGCTGATCCGCGTGGGGCAGCCGTGGCCTCCTCCGAAGCCCGGGACCAACCCCGCGGGCGATTCGATGACGCCGGGTTCGACACCGACGACCGGGCAGCCGGCGCCCGGCCCTCCCGGCCAGACCCGCCCCGGGTCTCCCTTCCCGACGACCTACACGACACCGCCTCCCGGAGGGAGCTCGACGGGAGATTCCGCAGCCGGAAGCGACTCCGGAAATTCCGAATCGGGGGGAGATTCCGCGGGCGGTCTCGACTTCGGCGGGAAAAAGGAAGGAAGCAACGCACCGATCCTCGGCGTCTATTCGAAAATCCACCGGAAGGGACTCCAGACGTTCCACGGGATGGAGTACTACGACCAGTGGGGGTTCATCGCCGGCGCCAACAACGATCCGGACATCCTCGGGATGCAGC
This sequence is a window from Thermoanaerobaculia bacterium. Protein-coding genes within it:
- a CDS encoding type II secretion system protein; protein product: MTAGAVEPLVRRAAPSSRASGPRARSRDGGYTLVAIMIFITLLSIAILAVSPSVTMMMRRDREQELLFRGKQYAQAILNFQKRQGRYPLNLKELMKTKPRSARKLYREPICNCDDWGLIRVGQPWPPPKPGTNPAGDSMTPGSTPTTGQPAPGPPGQTRPGSPFPTTYTTPPPGGSSTGDSAAGSDSGNSESGGDSAGGLDFGGKKEGSNAPILGVYSKIHRKGLQTFHGMEYYDQWGFIAGANNDPDILGMQPSSPFPGIPTQKPHTSIPSPGPKTGSTGPNF